A single region of the Actinoplanes sp. SE50/110 genome encodes:
- a CDS encoding AMP-binding protein has protein sequence MTIVEIHAPEMLHEFLLQHAATRPGAPAVIEQSRTTSYGELRERAEAYAAALAGLGLGIGHRVVVDADTSAPAIAMLIACSMRGLTYIPVSPETPTPRVLSVAAAAGAVLHLQTTEGERTGLPPELGAGRFGPDSLEVTHLPAIAPTGRTACTPVDPAYIVFTSGTTGRPKGVVMSHRAVLSFFRGMLAHRIVGPDDRVATTSPLQFDFSLLDIGLALGSGAAVLPVPRPFLRWPRRFLSFLAATGATQVNGVPSIWRPVLRHEPDQLGTLTALRGVLYSGEPFPLPELRQLRKLRPGLRIVNCYGSTESIACSFTDVPDPVPDSGDGVPIGPAHPGAELLLLGEDGRPVSGAGVLGELYLRSPALFSGYWDDPATTGRVLVPDPVEPRSGQLVYRTGDLATRGGDGLFYYSCRADSQVKIRGNRVELGEVERRLLDLPGVGAATVLAPPRPDGEPVLCAFLAVAAEAGLTEARVSAFCKETLPDYMIPSEVRLLGELPVTVNGKVDKAALLAGRE, from the coding sequence ATGACCATTGTCGAAATACATGCGCCGGAAATGCTGCATGAATTTCTTCTGCAGCATGCCGCGACCCGGCCCGGCGCGCCCGCCGTGATCGAGCAGTCGCGGACCACCTCGTACGGCGAACTGCGCGAGCGGGCCGAGGCGTACGCCGCCGCGCTGGCCGGGCTCGGGCTCGGCATCGGCCACCGGGTCGTGGTCGACGCGGACACCTCGGCTCCGGCGATCGCCATGCTGATCGCCTGCTCGATGCGGGGCCTGACCTACATCCCGGTGAGCCCGGAGACGCCCACTCCGCGGGTCCTCTCGGTGGCCGCGGCGGCCGGCGCGGTGCTGCACCTGCAGACGACCGAGGGAGAGCGCACCGGGCTGCCGCCGGAGCTCGGCGCCGGCCGGTTCGGGCCGGACAGCCTGGAGGTGACGCACCTGCCGGCGATCGCGCCGACCGGGCGGACCGCCTGCACCCCGGTCGATCCGGCGTACATCGTGTTCACCTCGGGCACCACCGGCCGGCCCAAGGGCGTGGTGATGAGCCACCGCGCGGTGCTCAGCTTCTTCCGCGGCATGCTGGCGCACCGGATCGTCGGCCCGGACGACCGGGTGGCCACCACCTCGCCGCTGCAGTTCGACTTCTCGCTGCTCGACATCGGCCTGGCGCTGGGCAGCGGGGCCGCGGTGCTGCCCGTGCCGCGCCCGTTCCTGCGCTGGCCCCGGCGGTTCCTGAGCTTCCTGGCGGCCACCGGCGCCACCCAGGTCAACGGCGTGCCGTCGATCTGGCGGCCGGTGCTGCGCCACGAGCCCGACCAGCTGGGCACGCTGACCGCGCTGCGCGGGGTGCTCTACTCCGGTGAGCCGTTCCCGCTGCCCGAGCTGCGGCAGCTGCGCAAGCTGCGGCCGGGGCTGCGGATCGTCAACTGCTACGGCAGCACCGAGTCGATCGCCTGCTCGTTCACCGACGTGCCGGACCCGGTGCCGGACAGCGGCGACGGCGTGCCGATCGGCCCCGCCCACCCGGGTGCCGAGCTGTTGCTGCTCGGCGAGGACGGCCGCCCGGTGTCCGGCGCGGGCGTGCTCGGCGAGCTGTACCTGCGCAGCCCGGCGCTGTTCAGCGGGTACTGGGACGACCCGGCCACCACCGGCCGGGTGCTGGTGCCGGACCCGGTGGAGCCGCGCTCCGGCCAGCTCGTGTACCGCACCGGCGACCTGGCGACCCGGGGCGGCGACGGGCTGTTCTACTACAGCTGCCGCGCCGACTCCCAGGTGAAGATCCGTGGGAACCGGGTGGAGCTCGGCGAGGTGGAACGCCGGCTGCTGGACCTGCCCGGGGTGGGCGCGGCCACGGTGCTGGCGCCGCCGCGGCCGGACGGCGAGCCGGTGCTGTGCGCGTTCCTGGCCGTCGCTGCCGAGGCCGGCCTGACGGAGGCGCGGGTCAGCGCGTTCTGCAAGGAGACGCTACCGGACTACATGATCCCGTCCGAGGTGCGGCTGCTCGGCGAGCTGCCGGTCACGGTGAACGGCAAGGTGGACAAGGCCGCACTGCTGGCCGGCCGGGAGTGA
- a CDS encoding AMP-binding protein gives MDDVALSLPSRFLRGLALGPGRTALRIGSQRVSYAELHELACDWAGALRAAPDGPPAAVGVLAGKTFEGYAGVLAALYAGATVVPLHPDFPIARTRYMLQTAGVSAVIADPAGWAALDRLHAEGLRLPAVGDGPAGDRLTIGVRAADALAGPVAADPDGAAYMLFTSGSTGRPKGVPIGRGAVAHYFGLLDARYDFGPDDVFSQTFDLNFDCAMFDLFGAWGAGATVCPVPAQAYRDLPGFVADRRMTVWFSTPSAIGLIRRMGGLGAGALSGLRWSLFAGEALRAADAVDWQAAADRSTLENIYGPTELTITVTGHRWSPATSPQRCVNGLAPIGTVHPGHDHVLLGADGAEVPAEGELCITGPQMTTGYLDPADDAGRFLDRDGRRWYRTGDRVRRLADGELVYLGRLDSQVQVQGWRVELAELEHALRSCPGVEDAVAVTRPAEEGLELVVYYTGQVTPPALLARRLRDILPAGMLPRVYRHLGELPLNSNRKVDRGRLARDAAAVGG, from the coding sequence ATGGACGACGTCGCGCTCTCGCTGCCCTCGAGATTCCTGCGGGGGCTGGCGCTGGGCCCCGGCCGCACCGCCCTGCGGATCGGCTCCCAGCGGGTCTCCTACGCCGAGCTGCACGAGCTCGCCTGCGACTGGGCCGGCGCCCTGCGGGCCGCGCCGGACGGGCCGCCGGCCGCGGTCGGGGTGCTGGCCGGCAAGACCTTCGAAGGTTATGCCGGGGTGCTCGCCGCGCTGTACGCCGGGGCCACCGTGGTGCCGCTGCACCCGGACTTCCCGATCGCCCGGACCCGGTACATGCTGCAGACCGCCGGTGTCTCGGCGGTGATCGCCGACCCGGCCGGCTGGGCCGCCCTGGACCGGCTGCACGCCGAGGGGCTGCGCCTGCCCGCGGTCGGTGACGGGCCGGCCGGCGACCGGCTCACCATCGGCGTCCGCGCCGCCGACGCACTCGCCGGGCCGGTCGCGGCCGACCCGGACGGCGCCGCCTACATGCTGTTCACCTCCGGCTCGACCGGCCGGCCCAAGGGCGTGCCGATCGGCCGGGGCGCCGTCGCGCACTACTTCGGCCTGCTGGACGCCCGCTACGACTTCGGCCCTGACGACGTCTTCTCGCAGACCTTCGACCTGAACTTCGACTGCGCGATGTTCGACCTGTTCGGCGCCTGGGGGGCCGGCGCCACGGTCTGCCCGGTGCCCGCGCAGGCGTATCGGGACCTGCCCGGCTTCGTCGCCGACCGGCGGATGACCGTGTGGTTCTCCACGCCCAGCGCGATCGGGCTGATCCGCCGGATGGGCGGCCTGGGCGCGGGTGCGCTGAGCGGACTCCGCTGGAGCCTGTTCGCCGGGGAGGCGTTGCGCGCCGCCGACGCGGTGGACTGGCAGGCCGCCGCGGACCGGTCCACGCTGGAGAACATCTACGGTCCGACCGAGCTGACCATCACGGTCACCGGGCACCGGTGGTCGCCGGCCACCTCCCCGCAGCGCTGCGTCAACGGGCTGGCCCCGATCGGCACCGTGCACCCCGGCCACGACCACGTGCTACTCGGTGCCGACGGCGCGGAGGTGCCGGCCGAGGGCGAGCTGTGCATCACCGGTCCGCAGATGACCACCGGCTACCTCGACCCGGCCGACGACGCGGGCCGCTTCCTGGACCGCGACGGGCGGCGCTGGTACCGCACCGGTGACCGGGTCCGCCGGCTCGCCGACGGGGAGCTGGTCTACCTCGGCCGGCTCGACTCGCAGGTGCAGGTCCAGGGCTGGCGGGTGGAGCTGGCCGAGCTGGAGCACGCGCTGCGCAGCTGCCCCGGGGTGGAGGACGCGGTGGCCGTCACCCGGCCCGCCGAGGAGGGGCTGGAGCTGGTTGTCTACTACACCGGCCAGGTGACCCCGCCGGCGCTGCTGGCCCGCCGGCTGCGCGACATCCTGCCGGCCGGGATGCTGCCCCGCGTCTACCGTCACCTGGGCGAGCTGCCGCTGAACTCCAACCGCAAGGTGGACCGGGGCCGGCTGGCGCGGGACGCCGCCGCGGTCGGCGGGTGA
- a CDS encoding phosphopantetheine-binding protein, translating to MWDVKFEEMVRHCLPFLPSGEQLEADADLRDLGLDSLGTVELLSALEKGYQVRFTDEMLSMDTFATPRTLWGALSGIVPTAV from the coding sequence ATGTGGGATGTGAAGTTCGAGGAGATGGTCCGCCATTGTTTGCCATTTCTCCCGAGCGGCGAACAGCTCGAAGCGGACGCCGATCTGCGTGATCTGGGACTCGATTCGCTGGGCACCGTGGAATTGCTCTCGGCGCTGGAGAAGGGCTACCAGGTCCGCTTCACCGACGAGATGCTGAGCATGGACACCTTCGCCACCCCGCGCACCCTCTGGGGCGCGCTGTCCGGCATCGTCCCGACCGCGGTCTGA
- a CDS encoding ACP malonyltransferase, protein MTYDGAAIVFPGMGPLRYAEAARFLMFNPAARRLVAVADETLGYRLLDRWRDTEGDYSAYAQAAFLVTCLALAEWVAETHDVTPSVIAGASFGGKAAAAYAGAISAPDAIRMTAGIARCEEEYFRREHRDVVTVSFARTPRERLDEILADLTADGGWHDFSCYVDDDLHMVSMSAQRLDWFHARVRQAGGLPLYVTDPPMHSAAFGPLREIVEREVFAGVRFADPDLPVLADQDGSLRRTAAGVRDMLLDGLVMPVRWPRVVTALRDAGVGRVYVAGPDSLFGRVRRTTDNFAVVTANPRLAMTPRRRPLPV, encoded by the coding sequence GTGACGTACGACGGTGCGGCGATCGTCTTTCCCGGGATGGGTCCGCTCCGCTACGCGGAGGCGGCCCGCTTCCTGATGTTCAACCCGGCCGCGCGGCGGCTGGTCGCGGTCGCCGACGAGACGCTCGGCTACCGGCTGCTGGATCGCTGGCGCGACACCGAGGGCGACTATTCGGCGTACGCGCAGGCCGCCTTCCTGGTCACCTGCCTGGCCCTGGCCGAGTGGGTGGCCGAGACCCACGACGTGACACCGTCGGTGATCGCCGGTGCCAGCTTCGGCGGCAAGGCGGCGGCCGCGTACGCCGGCGCGATCTCGGCACCGGACGCGATCCGGATGACCGCCGGGATCGCCCGGTGTGAAGAGGAGTACTTCCGCCGCGAGCACCGCGACGTGGTCACCGTGTCGTTCGCCCGCACCCCCCGGGAGCGGCTCGACGAGATCCTGGCCGACCTGACCGCCGACGGCGGGTGGCACGACTTCTCCTGCTACGTCGACGACGACCTGCACATGGTGTCGATGTCCGCGCAGCGGCTGGACTGGTTCCACGCCCGGGTCCGCCAGGCCGGCGGGCTGCCGCTCTACGTCACCGACCCGCCGATGCACTCGGCCGCGTTCGGTCCGCTGCGCGAGATCGTCGAGCGCGAGGTGTTCGCCGGGGTGCGGTTCGCCGACCCGGATCTGCCGGTGCTGGCCGACCAGGACGGCAGCCTGCGGCGCACCGCCGCGGGGGTCCGCGACATGCTGCTGGACGGCCTGGTCATGCCGGTGCGCTGGCCGCGGGTGGTGACCGCGCTGCGCGACGCCGGCGTCGGCCGGGTGTACGTGGCCGGCCCGGACAGCCTGTTCGGCCGGGTCCGCCGCACCACCGACAACTTCGCGGTGGTGACCGCCAACCCGCGGCTGGCGATGACGCCGCGCCGCCGCCCGCTGCCGGTCTGA
- a CDS encoding pyridoxal phosphate-dependent aminotransferase, which produces MTRHIAPNMALDQRIAERQAAGERIVHLGFGEARLPVFAPLAERLAAGAARNRYGAVVGDLPVRTALAGYFTRRGLPTEPGQVMTAPGSKALLIGVQLALPGDIVLPAPCWNTYLPQAVLAGKTPITVPIPAGCGGVPDPELLPGALRAARAAGHHPRIMLLTLPDNPTGTVADPETIRRLCAIADREDLWILSDEIYRDILHGPEVAFRSPAELLPERTVVTTGLSKNLALGGWRIGGARFPASPQGERLRADVAAVASETWSALAQPMQEVAAYAFSEPPEIRRHLAAGARLHAVVARAVYEIMVGAGATCRPPAGGFYVYPDFEPLRGHLAGHGITDAASLEHELLETAGVAVLGGHHQGDDPAALRFRAATSLLYGDTDAERAAALAAADPVALPHIRDILARLEEGLAKLCR; this is translated from the coding sequence ATGACCCGCCACATCGCCCCCAACATGGCCCTGGACCAGCGGATCGCCGAGCGGCAGGCGGCCGGCGAACGGATCGTGCACCTCGGCTTCGGCGAGGCCCGGCTGCCGGTCTTCGCCCCGCTGGCCGAACGGCTGGCGGCCGGCGCGGCCCGCAACCGGTACGGCGCGGTGGTCGGCGACCTGCCGGTGCGCACCGCGCTGGCCGGCTACTTCACCCGCCGCGGGCTGCCCACCGAGCCCGGCCAGGTGATGACCGCGCCGGGCAGCAAGGCGCTGCTGATCGGGGTGCAGCTGGCCCTGCCCGGCGACATCGTGCTGCCCGCGCCGTGCTGGAACACCTATCTGCCGCAGGCGGTGCTGGCCGGCAAGACGCCGATCACGGTGCCGATCCCGGCCGGCTGCGGCGGCGTGCCGGATCCGGAGCTGCTGCCCGGGGCGCTGCGGGCGGCCCGCGCGGCCGGCCACCATCCGCGGATCATGCTGCTCACCCTGCCGGACAACCCGACCGGGACGGTCGCCGACCCGGAGACGATCCGCCGGCTGTGCGCGATCGCCGACCGCGAGGATCTCTGGATCCTCTCCGACGAGATCTACCGCGACATCCTGCACGGTCCCGAGGTGGCCTTCCGCAGCCCGGCCGAGCTGCTGCCCGAGCGCACCGTGGTGACCACCGGGCTGAGCAAGAACCTGGCGCTGGGCGGGTGGCGGATCGGCGGGGCCCGGTTCCCGGCCTCGCCGCAGGGCGAGCGGCTGCGGGCCGACGTGGCCGCGGTGGCCAGCGAGACCTGGTCGGCGCTGGCCCAGCCGATGCAGGAGGTGGCCGCGTACGCCTTCAGCGAGCCGCCGGAGATCCGCCGGCACCTGGCGGCCGGGGCCCGGCTGCACGCCGTCGTGGCCCGCGCGGTGTACGAGATCATGGTGGGGGCCGGCGCCACCTGCCGCCCGCCGGCCGGTGGCTTCTACGTCTATCCGGACTTCGAGCCGCTGCGCGGTCACCTGGCCGGGCACGGCATCACCGATGCGGCGTCGCTGGAGCACGAACTGCTGGAGACCGCCGGGGTCGCCGTGCTCGGCGGGCACCACCAGGGCGACGACCCGGCGGCGCTGCGGTTCCGGGCGGCCACCAGCCTGCTCTACGGCGACACCGACGCGGAGCGTGCGGCGGCGCTGGCGGCGGCGGATCCGGTGGCGCTGCCGCACATCCGGGACATCCTGGCCCGGCTCGAGGAAGGCCTGGCCAAACTGTGCCGATAG
- a CDS encoding KamA family radical SAM protein — MTILAPTLVGTERFRALGPRHIDEIADRYGLPADLRESVRLVSAVLPFRVNEHVLNTLIDWDRIPDDPIFQLVFPQAGMLSADDGRQVAAALSDGDRTRLQTVVRDIRGRLNPHPSGQMEHNVPRGADGEPLAGVQHKYRSTVLYFPGQGQTCHSYCTYCFRWAQFVGDADLRFAAQSPHQLVEYLHRHPSVTDVLVTGGDPMVMSTERLRSHLEPLLAVPTVRTIRIGTKSLAYWPHRFGSDGDAEEVLRLFEQIVATGRNIAVMAHFSHPRELEPEPARWAMERIRATGALIYCQAPLIARVNDSAAVWREMWHRELAAGAVPYYMFVERDTGPHEYFKVPLERAASIFREAYQDLSGLARTVRGPVMSATPGKVIVDGVTPAGDGEALQLRFLQARDPALVGRPFLAHRSPTAAWLDELVLHPSTPADIAAAVGSAVSR; from the coding sequence ATGACAATACTGGCCCCGACCCTCGTCGGAACGGAGCGCTTCCGGGCTCTGGGCCCGCGTCACATCGATGAGATCGCGGATCGCTACGGTCTTCCCGCGGACCTCCGCGAGTCCGTCCGGCTGGTGTCGGCGGTGCTCCCGTTCCGGGTCAACGAGCACGTGCTGAACACGTTGATCGACTGGGACCGGATCCCCGACGACCCGATCTTCCAGTTGGTTTTCCCGCAGGCCGGGATGCTGTCCGCCGACGACGGCCGGCAGGTCGCCGCCGCGCTGTCCGATGGGGACCGGACGCGGCTGCAGACGGTGGTCCGGGACATCCGCGGCCGGCTGAACCCGCACCCGTCCGGCCAGATGGAGCACAACGTGCCGCGCGGCGCGGACGGCGAACCGCTGGCCGGCGTGCAGCACAAGTACCGCAGCACGGTGCTGTACTTCCCGGGGCAGGGACAGACCTGCCACTCGTACTGCACCTACTGCTTCCGGTGGGCGCAGTTCGTCGGCGACGCCGACCTGCGGTTCGCCGCGCAGAGCCCGCACCAGCTGGTCGAGTACCTGCACCGGCACCCGTCGGTCACCGACGTGCTGGTGACCGGCGGCGACCCGATGGTGATGTCCACCGAACGGCTGCGCAGCCACCTGGAGCCGCTGCTCGCGGTGCCGACCGTGCGCACCATCCGGATCGGCACCAAGTCGCTGGCGTACTGGCCGCACCGGTTCGGCAGCGACGGCGACGCCGAGGAGGTGCTGCGGCTGTTCGAGCAGATCGTCGCGACCGGCCGCAACATCGCGGTGATGGCGCACTTCAGCCATCCGCGGGAGCTGGAGCCGGAGCCGGCCCGCTGGGCGATGGAGCGGATCCGGGCCACCGGGGCGCTGATCTACTGCCAGGCGCCGCTGATCGCCCGGGTCAACGACTCGGCCGCGGTGTGGCGCGAGATGTGGCACCGGGAACTCGCGGCCGGCGCCGTGCCGTACTACATGTTCGTCGAGCGGGACACCGGCCCGCACGAGTACTTCAAGGTGCCGCTGGAGCGGGCCGCGAGCATCTTCCGGGAGGCCTACCAGGATCTGTCCGGCCTGGCCCGGACGGTGCGCGGACCGGTCATGTCGGCCACCCCGGGCAAGGTGATCGTGGACGGGGTGACACCGGCCGGCGATGGCGAAGCACTGCAGCTGCGTTTCCTGCAGGCCCGTGATCCGGCCCTGGTCGGCCGGCCGTTCCTGGCCCACCGGTCGCCGACCGCGGCCTGGCTCGACGAGCTGGTGCTGCACCCGTCGACCCCGGCCGACATCGCCGCCGCGGTCGGCTCGGCGGTGTCCCGATGA
- a CDS encoding glyoxalase/bleomycin resistance/extradiol dioxygenase family protein — protein MDRPDHRLEVRDGAAAIAFYVTVFGAAEVSRECLLDGHPLVAELALGPYRLELVENPGAVAGGAPLVLPCADPGAVLARAVAAGAPVEAGVVRDPTGHRIVLEPAATPVAQIC, from the coding sequence ATGGATCGGCCAGACCATCGGCTGGAGGTTCGCGACGGCGCGGCGGCGATCGCGTTCTACGTGACGGTGTTCGGCGCCGCCGAGGTCAGCCGCGAGTGCCTGCTCGACGGTCACCCGCTGGTGGCCGAGCTGGCGCTGGGCCCGTACCGGCTGGAGCTGGTCGAGAACCCGGGCGCGGTCGCGGGCGGCGCGCCGCTGGTGCTGCCGTGCGCCGATCCGGGCGCGGTGCTGGCCCGGGCGGTGGCCGCCGGCGCGCCGGTCGAGGCGGGCGTCGTCCGGGACCCGACCGGGCACCGCATCGTCCTCGAGCCCGCCGCCACCCCGGTGGCGCAGATCTGTTGA
- a CDS encoding thioesterase II family protein, producing the protein MTQQAPDPGLWFRRFHPAPAGDVRLVCFPHAGGSASFYFPVSKALSPRMEVLAVQYPGRQDRRSEAQLTDLHVLADRIAEALAPLTDRRLAFFGHSMGAMLAYEVGLRLEDAGRHDLTHVFASGRRAPSCYRGESVHQRDDEGILAELQRMDGTDPRLLTDPELQRMFLPVIRGDYRAVETYRHRPDAALRSALTVLTGDSDAMTTVAEARDWAAHTTGHFDLRVFPGGHFYLVPQAAAVLDLLSTTLAPLPTY; encoded by the coding sequence GTGACCCAGCAAGCACCCGATCCGGGGCTGTGGTTCCGCCGTTTCCACCCCGCGCCGGCCGGTGACGTCCGGCTGGTCTGCTTCCCGCACGCCGGCGGCTCCGCGAGCTTCTACTTCCCGGTCTCCAAGGCGCTGAGCCCGCGGATGGAGGTGCTGGCCGTGCAGTATCCGGGCCGCCAGGACCGGCGGTCCGAGGCACAGCTCACCGATCTGCACGTGCTCGCCGACCGGATCGCCGAAGCGCTCGCCCCGCTGACCGACCGGCGGCTGGCGTTCTTCGGGCACAGCATGGGCGCGATGCTCGCGTACGAGGTGGGGCTGCGCCTGGAGGACGCCGGACGGCACGACCTGACGCACGTGTTCGCCTCCGGGCGCCGGGCGCCGTCGTGTTACCGCGGCGAATCCGTGCATCAGCGTGACGACGAGGGCATCCTGGCCGAGCTGCAGCGGATGGACGGCACCGACCCGCGGCTGCTGACCGACCCGGAGCTGCAGCGGATGTTCCTGCCGGTGATCCGCGGCGACTATCGCGCGGTGGAGACCTACCGGCACCGGCCGGACGCGGCGCTGCGGTCGGCGCTGACCGTGCTGACCGGCGACAGCGACGCGATGACCACGGTGGCCGAGGCGCGGGACTGGGCCGCGCACACCACCGGCCACTTCGACCTGCGGGTCTTCCCGGGTGGACACTTCTATCTGGTGCCCCAGGCGGCCGCGGTGCTCGACCTGCTGAGCACCACGCTCGCCCCACTTCCGACGTACTGA
- the mftD gene encoding pre-mycofactocin synthase MftD (MftD, an enzyme found in the mycofactocin biosynthesis locus, performs an oxidative deamination of 3-amino-5-[(p-hydroxyphenyl)methyl]-4,4-dimethyl-2-pyrrolidinone (AHDP). The resulting compound, now called pre-mycofactocin (PMFT), is a biologically active redox cofactor that can oxidize the non-exchangeable NADH of TIGR03971 family SDR-type oxidoreductases.): protein MGRDWFESVAVAQRRAQRRLPRSVYGAIVAGSERGVTLDDNLAAFAELGLAPHVAGQAAQRSLATTVMGQPVALPVIISPTGVQAVHPDGEVAVARAAAARGTAMSLSSFASKPLGEVVAANPQTFFQMYWMGSRDEMLRRMDDARRAGAKGLIVTLDWSFSHSRDWGSPTIPDRMNLSAMLRHAPETLRRPRWLLAYLRQRRIPDLTVPNLADDGVAPTFFGAYGRWMQTPPPSWDDVRWLRAQWGGPFLLKGVIRVDDARRAADCGVTAISVSNHGGNNLDSTPAPIRALPAVVEAVGDRVEVLLDGGIRRGSDVVKAVALGARAVLIGRAYLWGLAANGQAGVENVLDVLRNGIDSALLGLGRADIRDLRPEDVVVPAGFTRRLGAGVPAASAAPAASAAFEVIG, encoded by the coding sequence ATGGGCAGGGACTGGTTCGAGAGCGTCGCAGTGGCGCAGCGCCGGGCGCAGCGGCGGCTTCCCCGGTCGGTCTACGGCGCGATCGTCGCCGGCTCCGAGCGCGGCGTGACCCTCGACGACAACCTGGCCGCCTTCGCCGAGCTGGGGCTCGCCCCGCACGTGGCCGGTCAGGCCGCGCAGCGGTCGCTGGCCACCACGGTGATGGGCCAGCCGGTCGCCCTGCCGGTGATCATCTCGCCGACCGGGGTGCAGGCCGTGCACCCGGACGGGGAGGTCGCGGTGGCCCGGGCCGCGGCGGCGCGCGGCACGGCGATGTCGCTCAGCTCGTTCGCCAGCAAGCCGCTGGGCGAGGTGGTCGCCGCCAACCCGCAGACCTTCTTCCAGATGTACTGGATGGGTTCCCGCGACGAGATGCTGCGGCGCATGGACGACGCCCGCCGGGCCGGCGCCAAGGGCCTGATCGTCACCCTGGACTGGTCGTTCTCGCACAGCCGGGACTGGGGCAGCCCCACCATCCCGGATCGGATGAATCTGTCCGCGATGCTGCGCCACGCCCCGGAGACGCTGCGCCGGCCCCGCTGGCTGCTGGCCTACCTGCGGCAGCGCCGGATCCCCGACCTGACCGTGCCGAACCTGGCCGACGACGGGGTGGCCCCGACCTTCTTCGGCGCCTACGGCCGCTGGATGCAGACCCCGCCGCCCAGCTGGGACGACGTGCGCTGGCTGCGCGCGCAGTGGGGCGGGCCGTTCCTGCTCAAGGGCGTGATCCGGGTCGACGACGCGCGCCGCGCCGCCGACTGCGGCGTGACCGCGATCTCGGTCTCCAACCACGGCGGCAACAACCTGGACAGCACCCCGGCGCCGATCCGTGCGCTGCCGGCCGTGGTCGAGGCGGTCGGCGACCGGGTCGAGGTGCTCCTCGACGGCGGCATCCGGCGGGGCAGCGACGTGGTCAAGGCGGTCGCGCTCGGCGCCCGGGCGGTGCTGATCGGCCGGGCCTACCTGTGGGGGCTGGCCGCCAACGGTCAGGCCGGTGTGGAGAACGTGCTGGACGTGCTGCGCAACGGCATCGACTCGGCGCTGCTCGGCCTGGGCCGCGCCGACATCCGCGACCTGCGGCCGGAGGACGTGGTCGTCCCGGCCGGCTTCACCCGGCGGCTCGGCGCCGGGGTGCCCGCCGCGTCCGCCGCGCCCGCGGCCTCCGCGGCGTTCGAGGTGATCGGCTGA
- a CDS encoding mycofactocin-coupled SDR family oxidoreductase: MRVDSLEPVRPVAVITGAGRGIGAAVARALAADYDLVLGDAPGPAAETGLGYRLATLTELTAVAADCRAAGARVAARRCDVRDPGQVAELVAAAGGTPVAAVAVAGVIAADGPAWEQSPADLDRDLAVNLHGVANLARAAIPGMLGAADPSRCRFVAVVSSAAERGLPLLASYVAAKHAALGYIRALAADLGPSGITANAVLPGSTGTELLTRTARAYGLAGAQDFARHQRLGRLLTPAEVAAAVAWLCSAAASATTGAALAVDGGFTG, translated from the coding sequence ATGAGAGTCGATTCCCTGGAGCCCGTCCGGCCGGTCGCGGTGATCACCGGAGCCGGCCGCGGCATCGGCGCGGCGGTGGCCCGCGCCCTGGCCGCCGACTACGACCTGGTCCTCGGCGACGCGCCCGGTCCGGCCGCCGAGACCGGCCTGGGCTACCGGTTGGCCACCCTCACCGAGCTGACCGCGGTGGCCGCGGACTGCCGGGCCGCCGGCGCCCGGGTGGCTGCCCGCCGCTGCGACGTGCGCGACCCCGGGCAGGTGGCGGAACTGGTGGCGGCGGCCGGCGGCACCCCGGTCGCGGCGGTCGCGGTGGCCGGGGTGATCGCCGCCGACGGCCCGGCCTGGGAGCAGTCTCCCGCGGACCTCGACCGCGACCTCGCGGTCAACCTGCACGGGGTGGCCAACCTGGCCCGCGCCGCCATCCCCGGCATGCTGGGCGCCGCCGATCCGTCCCGATGCCGGTTCGTCGCCGTCGTATCGTCCGCGGCCGAGCGCGGGCTGCCGCTGCTCGCCTCGTACGTGGCGGCCAAACACGCCGCGCTCGGCTACATCCGCGCCCTCGCCGCGGACCTGGGCCCGTCCGGGATCACCGCCAACGCGGTCCTGCCCGGGAGCACCGGCACCGAGCTGCTGACCCGGACGGCCCGTGCCTACGGCCTGGCCGGGGCCCAGGATTTCGCCCGGCACCAACGGCTGGGGCGGCTGCTCACCCCGGCCGAGGTGGCCGCCGCGGTCGCCTGGCTGTGCTCGGCGGCCGCCTCGGCGACCACCGGCGCGGCCCTGGCCGTCGACGGCGGCTTCACGGGCTGA